The Methanoculleus caldifontis genome includes the window CCGTCGGTCTACGTCGGGAGTTTCAACCGCGAGAACCTCCGCTATACCGTCGCCGGCAAGAAAGACACGTATCCTCAACTCATCGACTACCTAAGGAGCAACCCGAACCGGTCGGGGATCGTCTACTTCTCAAGCAAGAAGCGGACGGAAGAGATCGCGGAGCGGCTGCGGGACGACGGAGTCCGGGCCCTGCCCTACCACGCGGACCTGCCGGACGCCTACCGCCACCGGGTGCAGGAACAGTTCATCCGCGACGAGATCGACGTGGTCTGCGCGACCAATGCCTTCGGGATGGGCATCGACAAGCCCGACGTCCGGTTCGTCATCCACTACGATATGCCAAAGAGCCTCGAGGCGTATGCCCAGGAGACCGGGCGTGCAGGGAGGGACGGCGAAGCAAGCGACTGCATCCTCTTCTATAGCCCCGGCGACCGGTGGAAGAACCGGGCCGTGCTCGAGCGAGACAGCCTGGACCGGCCGGACCTCTACCCGCTCGCCGTGCAGAAACTCAACGATATGATCGCCTTCTGCGAGACCACCCGGTGCCGCCGGGAGCACCTCCTCAGGTACTTCGGCGAGACCTTCACCGGCGTGCCGTGCGGGGCCTGCGACGCCTGCCTGCAGCCGGAGGAGTTCATCGACGGGCAGGAGATCGCCGAAAAGATTGTGAACTGCGTCGCCGGCCTGCCGGGAAGATTCGGCGTGACGCACATCGGAGCCGTGCTCACCGGGTCAAAGAGGAGTAAGGTTCTGGCAGAAGGCCACCAAAACTTCCCAGCATATAACTCCGGGAGCGAGTATACACGCAAGGAATGGTCTTCATTCATACGGCAATTCATCGCGAACGGCTACCTCGACCAGAGTTCCGGGAAGTACCCGGTCGTCACCCTGAATGAGCGGAGCCGGGCCGTCCTCTCCGGCGACGAGAGCGTCCGGCTCGCGAGGCCGGAGGGTCGGGGAGCTCGAGACACGAGGGACGGCCCGGACGAGAAGCCTTTTGACGCAGAACTCTTTGAGGAACTGAGAACCGTCCGCAAACGGCTTGCGGATGACCTGAGCGTCCCGCCCTACGTGGTCTTCCACGACCGGACCCTAAAAGAGATGGCCCGCCGGTATCCGCAGACCCTCGAAGAGTTTGCATCCATTCCCGGCGTCGGGAAAGCGAAACTGGAGAGGTTCGGCGAGACTTTCATCGCTGCAATCGGCAATTGCCGGCCCGCACAACCCTGGGATGGCCTGGATGCCGGAGGCGCAGCGTCACGTCCCGGCGGCGAGCCCCGTGAACCCGCAGCGCCCGGAGGAGCCCTGCCGTCCCCGCAACCGGTCGCCCCGGCGCCCGACGAGGTCCCGGACGACGCCCTCCTCGAAGAGGCCTATGCACTGCAGGGGTATATCCGGGAGCTGCGCGAGGAGCTCCGCCGGGCTGAAGAACTCCATAAAGCGCTGCTCGCGAGAGCACGCGAGATGGGCATCCAGGAGAGCGGGGCCTACGCCCTGACGACGGAGATCAGCCGGAAGCGTCATGTCGTCACGGAGCGGTTCTACGAGCGCTACCCGGAGGTCTTCGTTCAGATTGCGAAGGTCACCGTCACCGCCGCCGAGCAGGCGGTCGGGAAGGAGGCGCTTGAGGAGTGCGTCGAGTACGAGGAGTCGGAGAAGGTGAGCGTCCGGAGCAAGGCACCGTAAGAGGGTTCAGTCGAGCATCGCCCGGACCCGGCCCACGACCCGGTTCGCCGATGCCACCACATCGCGGGGCGTCGGCGAGCCTGGTAGACGCAGCCGTAGTAGCCGTCGCGGTAGTATCTTGCCCCGGGACCGGAAGGGTGAACGAGGCTCCGGAGGGTATGTTCGTACCGTCGAACATATGTTCGGAATTCCGAACATGCGGTGATCTGAGCCTGTCGGTGCGACCTCGTGGCCCGCGGAGACCTGTCCGCACGGCGATCACGCCCCCGGACCGGGAATCAACCCGCTCACGCACGCGATATGCTCCCCGGCCTGCGTGATCCGGATCGAGAAGTTCCGGCCCCGCCACTCCCGCTCCACGTAGCCCTGCTCTTCGAGTTCCCTGAGGTGGCCGCGGTTCGTCCGGTTCAGGAGCGCCCGCTTCTTCCCGGCCCGCAGGTAGCCGTCCCGCTCGGCCGTGTGCAGGTTTTCGTAGCCGTGGACGCTGGCGTCGTGGAAGAACTCGATGATCTCCTCGCTTGTCATCCCCCCGGCCCCGGCCTCCTTGCGCCGGAAGAGCTCGACGAGAAGCCTGACGTTCTCCGGCCGGGGCATCATGATCCGGAACCGCTGGAAGACCTCGGTCCGGACGTCCTCGACGATCGAGAGGCCGTGCTCGCACTCCTCCCCGTCCCCCGTCGCGTAGCGGTCGGCGCCGACGTAGTAGAGCGGAACCTCGTGGACCATCGCAGCGAGCGTCACTGCGACCGAGGTCTTGCGCCCGCAGGAGGACATGTTGACGTAGACATCGTTCCCCGCCTCTTTCTCGGTGCGGATGAGGTAGGAAACGACTTTCAGGACGTCGAGAATATCGAACATCGCGACCGGGACGAACGTCACGGCGATCCCGAGGTCCTGCAGCCGCTCCGTCACCCGGCCGACGAAGTAGTGCTGTTTTTTGACCATGCCGGGATCGAGGTCGGCATCCGGTGGGACTGCGAGGATGTAGGCCCGGTCGGCCTTGTTCTTCGTGAACAGCGCCACCGCCCGGTCGATCTCGTGGCCGAGGGGGATGATGTGGACGACGTCGCGCAGCCCTCCCGCCGGGCTCCGGTCGATCTCATCAGTCATGTTCCTCACAATATTCACTAAATACACGTGAAGATGTTAATGTTTCGGTCCTGCGCATCCCCTATAGGAGGTATCACACCATGAGAACCAATCTCCAGGGTCTTGCCGGGCGGCGGATGGAACTGACCGCCGTATTCTGGCAGTACGGAACTTACCGGCACAACGGCCGCTGCGGGAAATCCATCCTGCTCCGGCAAGTCAGCGACCGCTCCGGCCGGCTGCTCGCCGACCATATCTGGATCAATTATACCGCCGGGTTCGACGCGGCAGGAGAGTTCTCCCGCGGCGATCTCGTCCGGTTCGCGGCCACGGTCGCCGAGTACGTCAAGGGCTACCGGGGGGAGAAGATCGAC containing:
- a CDS encoding HFX_2341 family transcriptional regulator domain-containing protein, with product MTDEIDRSPAGGLRDVVHIIPLGHEIDRAVALFTKNKADRAYILAVPPDADLDPGMVKKQHYFVGRVTERLQDLGIAVTFVPVAMFDILDVLKVVSYLIRTEKEAGNDVYVNMSSCGRKTSVAVTLAAMVHEVPLYYVGADRYATGDGEECEHGLSIVEDVRTEVFQRFRIMMPRPENVRLLVELFRRKEAGAGGMTSEEIIEFFHDASVHGYENLHTAERDGYLRAGKKRALLNRTNRGHLRELEEQGYVEREWRGRNFSIRITQAGEHIACVSGLIPGPGA
- the recQ gene encoding DNA helicase RecQ, which codes for MASLYAALEHYYGYSSFLPFQEEIIRDILEKKDVLAVLATGGGKSLCYQLPALVTGGLAVVVSPLISLMKDQVDSLTTQGVPAATLNSSLPYDAMVRTLADLEAGRLRLLYVSPEKVVQPRFLATLRESGVTLIAVDEAHCISEWGHQFRPEYRQLSVLKEQFPEVPMIALTATAIPEVRQDIIRQLSLADPSVYVGSFNRENLRYTVAGKKDTYPQLIDYLRSNPNRSGIVYFSSKKRTEEIAERLRDDGVRALPYHADLPDAYRHRVQEQFIRDEIDVVCATNAFGMGIDKPDVRFVIHYDMPKSLEAYAQETGRAGRDGEASDCILFYSPGDRWKNRAVLERDSLDRPDLYPLAVQKLNDMIAFCETTRCRREHLLRYFGETFTGVPCGACDACLQPEEFIDGQEIAEKIVNCVAGLPGRFGVTHIGAVLTGSKRSKVLAEGHQNFPAYNSGSEYTRKEWSSFIRQFIANGYLDQSSGKYPVVTLNERSRAVLSGDESVRLARPEGRGARDTRDGPDEKPFDAELFEELRTVRKRLADDLSVPPYVVFHDRTLKEMARRYPQTLEEFASIPGVGKAKLERFGETFIAAIGNCRPAQPWDGLDAGGAASRPGGEPREPAAPGGALPSPQPVAPAPDEVPDDALLEEAYALQGYIRELREELRRAEELHKALLARAREMGIQESGAYALTTEISRKRHVVTERFYERYPEVFVQIAKVTVTAAEQAVGKEALEECVEYEESEKVSVRSKAP